The window GCATCTTCTATCCTTCAAATGGGATCTGAAAGCCGCTCTCTTGTAGCAAAGTCTTCCATcaacagagagaagtgaGGGATAACAAAGGTGATTCAGCTTTggtctcttccgcttttgTATTTTGTTTTCCCGGTGGCTAGTCTCTACGCTTGCGCCTTCCCGACGGCCTGCTGACGCATCACTGACCGACCCCCTCGTCAGCTCGATGGTTTTATTTCTTCACATCCCTTGAGGTGTTCGACATCGAGAGGACCCCGCTGATTGCTTCAATATCATCTCTGTGATGATATCCAGTTACAAATGCCTTTCGGATTTTTAAATTCACAAAACACGCAATCTGTTTACAGGATCCAAAGAAGGCAATGGCAAAGAACAAATCTATGTATTTCTTCGCAGATGTAAATATATGGTGGCCCGGTTGGTGAACCGTACTTTTGTTGTACAAAACGTGCGAGACCTAGTGCTTCAAGCTCTTCAGAAGAATGTGCGACTGAATCGTGGCAGCTACGAAAAAGTTTTCCCCGAGCTCTCTACACGTTCGCGACCTTGGCCAAATTTTAAAGTCCACATCTCTACCGCCCAAATAAAGGCATTTGTAATACGAAGTAGCGATTGAATAACTTGCTAGACACAGATAAGTTCACCGTGTGTCCGTGCGAGTGTACAGATTCGCTCTATCTCCAAAAGTATATATGCTGAACTACTGGGTGCGTTAATGCCAGCAAAGCCATAAACAAACTCATCTATACACTAAGTACATATCTGTAAACGaagagatatatatagagagaagaaaagggtaTGTCCGTACGTATGATCTGTTTGCAACGGAGCACGTCGTTGCACGTAGCTCAACCGTGTTTCATAGGGCGGGCCCGTCTCTTTGTTCAAAACGAAATCTTTCTTGTGAAGTATTGAACCACATTCGTCGCCGGGCAAGGACACGTCCAACTAGGGACAGAAAATGACAAAACCGTGCTGACTGAATTCTGACGCGGAACTCACTGCGAAACCACTCGCATTAGAATTTGGGAACTCTGACGCCAGGTAGTATGGGCGTTGTATTATCTACTCTTtggttctttttctcgtttcaaTACAACTAAATGACGCGCAAACAGCAGGCCCCCGCCTACCACACACATTTATATGCATGAATGTGTCAATCTTTCTCAATATCTTTATATGCACAGacatagatgcatatataaataaatgtatatatgcaccGTATATTaaaaaaagcaaaaaaaAGACGATGGACGAAATAACTACCGAATGAGTGGATGCCTCGGTGCCAAGAGAAATACTAGCCTGCCTGAATGTGCCTGGACCACCACTGTTTAGTCATTCAAACACATACGAACATGTATCACCTGCACAGATATCGACATATCCACATGTGCTGATGCATACGGATGCTTCGTATTGTCATATGCAttatatctatacatatttCCTATGCAGATGTGTATATAGTCAGATTTGGAGATGCAGATATGCTTGTCAAAAACATCCTCATTTCCCTGGGATTGTATACGCATAAGCACCCGCCACTGCTCCACTAAAATCATGGGGCTTTACGCCTTTGTTTCGTTCTGCAGAAACCTTGATTCTTCCCTATTTGTCCATGTTTTTACACGCCTTTAAAACGCAGGAAAACCCTACTTTCTAAAaacctctttttctgctctcctGCACTACATGCTTACTCGTCTCGAGCGCACCTGCATATGCGTGCATATGTTTATTCTTAACGGACACACATACATCATACATCTATTTCAGCATTCGGATCTGCGCAAATTTATCTTCGCGTATCATTCATCGACACAAAACTGCATACAGTGTGTATGAAAATTCATGTCTAAGCATGTTAcctcctctctgcattcTCCCTTCGAGTCGCACTACATTCTTTTTATTTCTTTGTCCCCATTTCTcgttgcctttcccttcgtcCCGCCCTGCTGGTCTgccgctctgcctctctatcctcgtttctctccgaaTCATAGAGCTCCGTTGCAGCGAGCGGGGTAGTCGTCGACACCATGCCACGATTTGATTGTCCACGTGATGGAGAAAACTTGTATCGCAAAGCCTCCAAGAACAATAAACCAGTGGAGCAGCTTCAACGCGATATGCTTGTCGCCTCTTAGCTTCATGTGTAGAAGGACAgggaagatgaaggagagTGGAACGCCGCAAACGCCGCCAATCAAAGCCACCACGTTGTCCAACTGCTGAAGGCCAGCTGTCGCCAATCCAAGTGTCAAGATGACCTGCGCACCAACGCGAAGCAAGATGCAAAAATACATGaaaatgtatgtatataatatacatgcacacatctcAACCTCAAGCATACAAAtggagatggagagacatATTTATACtcatatctatatatgcgCCGCCACCACATGCATTTGCGACCGAGGCGACCGTGGGAAAGACGACTACACCACACACATCTATACGCAGTGGACtgcatgtacatgcatgtacacaTGTCTGTTTCAttcctttctcgcgtgcCAAAGGTACGTCTCATCGCCTGCATCCGAAGCTCACCGTGCCTCAGCAAGGATGTTGCTCGCTGACGAAGCTTAAACGCACAAAATGAGAACTTACAAGAGAGATGCGGATGGATGGTCCTACTAACCAATTAAGGATACGGTCGGAGACGTTCACGATAGACAGGAGTCGCTGTTCCACAATCGTGCTTGCTGGGAAAAGCATCAACGGGTAAGTAACCAGGACGGCGAATGCGAAAATCGTCTGAAGAACCCAAAACGCAAAGACAAATACACAGACACCAATCAGACAGATTGAATCTTCTACGTCACCACCAAAAGTGCGCGACCCCGTCAAAAAACTTTGGGATGTCAAATGCCGAGAAGCCAGTCGGAACGAAGAACCAAAGCGAGCCTCCCGGCAACCAACAActgagaaaggcgacgtGGGCGAACGGCGCTCGCAACCCGGTTTTTATATCGAAAATACAGAGGGAAGGTGCCAAAGAACACCGAAACAACGGACCCCATACAGATAATGCCCCCGGCTTTTGAAGCAGCTGAAACAGCTGCACTTTTGGTGAAACCCTGACGCTCAAGTATCCACAGAGGAACGCGTCAGGAACAGACGTCAAACTCACCTGAACTGAGAGACCGAGGATGCCTGATGGGAGATTCGAAAGAATCACAACCTCAAGGTTTCTTCCGAAGGCTAAGTTGCACGTGATGCTGTACACGATGTATGTGGTTACCAGCGCCACCAAGCAAGCGATCagcagctgaagaagcagagcACATTCATAGGCTTGGGCGCGAGACATACAGATAACAGACAAAAACGTGCAAATGCATAAACACACATGGATGTATGTTTCTATCTATGTATACGCACAAAACTTCTCAATCTAATAAATCATGGATTAAGTGGAACAATGGAATGACAATCGCAACCGCCATCCGGATGCCGGTCTCACCTTGGAGAAATTATCTTGAACTGCTTTCTTGGATGATTTCCGGATGGGCAACACCATTCCTGCGCCTGTGGAGATGGCAGCGAACACAAAAAGCTCTACCGGATGCAGCTACACTTTAAGCAAGATCCTAAAGGTCTGTAACGGGACCTGGGTGGCGCAAACGCGTCCACAAGGGTTATCGGATCTCAGTTGCATGCGTAAGAAAACAGGGAATCAAAGTACGATTTTTTATTAAATACCTGCTACAAGAAATACATTCGGTCCTTCATATTCTTCAATCGTCAAGCTGCCCTTGTACAGGCAGAAGCAAAcacgcatatgcatacatgatatatatatgcacacatgaGAAAAATTAATATTTTCTGGACTTTAGTGGTAAGTTTCACTTTTTTCAGGCGGAAAGGAAcctccgccgtcttcttcacaGACAATGGCAATAGACACGCTTACAAGGGAACGGCGATCAAGTgacggcgcatgcgcatgaTCTACGTATATGACAAGATTTGCGTTTTTATATGAAAACAGCTAGccagatatatacataggcAGTCTACATAGATGCAGTGGCCAAGATAAGTAGAAGCGTACGGAGGAATATGCATGATGATACGTATTTCATGCACACAGCTCAAATTAAGACGCGACGAGCGTGTTGGTCAGTTTGTGCTCTTACCTTCCCATAAGTAGATGCTCGTTCCGAGGACAAGAGGCCAATTGCTTGTATTGACAAGGTCGACGTCGGTGATCCCATGGTTGGATCCTACCTCCATCCCGACGCACACCATCAGAAGGGCAACCCCGATTACTGTGCTGAGGTTGCCTACAAGCATTAGCGGCGCGAGATACTTGATGTGTTTGATTAAACTGAACGGGATGTAGATGATAGCCCCACACCAGATAAGAGATTTGACAGACAAATGGAAGTCCGTAGAACACTGGGTGGCGCTCCATATCACATCACGGAGGTTGCCTGCGACGACGGCTGCGTTGATGGTGCAGAAGCCCAGTTGAGAAACAAAGACGCAGAACTCGATGGCCAAGCCTCCCCATGAGCCCAGGGCTAAATCTCCAAGTTCTTCGTAGCTCTCAGCTGTTCCCGGCTCACAGCACTTGATCAATAAGTGCATGCAGTACATAGCGAGGCCGACGATTCCaacaaggagacagagagaaaaaatcAATCCGCCCTTCATAACCGCGtggggaagaaacagaatcCCTGCGCCCACAAACGATTTCAAAATCACGACGGCCGTACTCGCCGTCgcagtcttcttcttctcatcTAGCACGCTTATGTCTGgaggaacacgagagaaacacacatccCCCTTGAAAATGAGGCGCGAATAAACGGCAGTGCCATCGTGAAGTATACATATGCCAACACCTGCTGGAGCGACCGAAGGAAATCGGACACAAAGTAGGTTGACGTAccacagaaggcgaagggagCAGCACGCACATACGTAGACTTAACTATACGTGCGTCAAGATATACGTATGTACAGTAGTTTCGTGGTTTCCAATGGGATCGAACCTCAGCAATAGCAATCAAAGAAACATATCTTGAAAGCTCGTGAACGCCACAACCCAAAATCGTTATGCTTAACCAAATTCAGTGTGACCTGTGGACACCCGGTGTCCACAGTGAATCCTCTCTGGATTGTATATTCCATTCAGCAGATAAATAAAATTGTCTAGATGGAAATGGGTTCTGTTGTGCAAAGACATATATAAACTGTAGGTGTATAAAGACATCTATCTACCGGACGATAATTTGGGAGGCCATTtccgcagacgaagacgtgCATCTGGAAGCATGTGTACCGTGGAATACATGTGGAATTGCGTCCATGAAAGACACAATAAATACGTACTCACAACTCTCTCAGTTAATCTAGATATTGCTGTCTTGCGCAAAGGAACAGCTCTTGCACATTTTCTGACGAGCGGTCGCAGGCAG is drawn from Neospora caninum Liverpool complete genome, chromosome X and contains these coding sequences:
- a CDS encoding putative transmembrane amino acid transporter domain-containing protein — translated: MEATAQRVGADMSTSGGTGFELKSMAFPLGKGGQTDATVSQGKTFFSNAEREPETTVVELVDIDLETGSCGENDGGSASGKYARYTTRSSTSGGTDDIFSEDGDTSSINGSTIETNISVLDEKKKTATASTAVVILKSFVGAGILFLPHAVMKGGLIFSLCLLVGIVGLAMYCMHLLIKCCEPGTAESYEELGDLALGSWGGLAIEFCVFVSQLGFCTINAAVVAGNLRDVIWSATQCSTDFHLSVKSLIWCGAIIYIPFSLIKHIKYLAPLMLVGNLSTVIGVALLMVCVGMEVGSNHGITDVDLVNTSNWPLVLGTSIYLWEGAGMVLPIRKSSKKAVQDNFSKLLIACLVALVTTYIVYSITCNLAFGRNLEVVILSNLPSGILGLSVQTIFAFAVLVTYPLMLFPASTIVEQRLLSIVNVSDRILNWLVGPSIRISLVILTLGLATAGLQQLDNVVALIGGVCGVPLSFIFPVLLHMKLRGDKHIALKLLHWFIVLGGFAIQVFSITWTIKSWHGVDDYPARCNGAL